The following nucleotide sequence is from Acidobacteriota bacterium.
GCTGTACCGTCAGCGACAGGCGGTTGACCGAGAAGCTGCCGCTGAGGGTGCCGGAAGGATCGGTGCTGCCGTCGGGCCGGCTGATCTCGGCGCTGGCGGTGGCGGAGAGATTGAGGGTGCTGCCGAAGACCTCCACCACCCAGCGGGCGGCGATGGTGCCGGCGGCCCAATAGGCCAGGCTCTCGGTCTCGTAGCGCCAGCCCATGGCGACGATGTCGAGGCTCGGCAGGCCGGCGGGGGCCGGGTCGATGCCCAGCAGGTTGATCACCAGGGCGTCGAGGCTCACCGGGTTCTGCCCCGCCAGCTGGGCGTTGAAGATCCACCCGCTGCTGGAGCCGCTGCTCCTGTACTCGGCGCCGATATAAAACTCCGGTACCGCCTCCGGATCGTGGGAGCCGCCGACCAGGAGGATGGTGCCCATGATGCCGCCGTAGACCGAAGACTGGGAGACGTCGATCTCGAAGGACAGTCCGATCATGGTGATGGCCACGGTGTCGGTGAGCTGCAGCGTCCAATCGGTGGTGATGGTGGCGGAGGCGTTGAAGGTGCGGGTCAGGGGCCCCGCCTCGAATTGGAAGGAAGTCACCGCCATGCCGTTGGGGGTCGGCGGCCCGGGGTCGCCGAAGAAATGACGGAAGGCGTCGCCGATGGGGATGGTGTCGTCCTGCTTGAGATTGCCCAACACCACGAACTCCGGAACATAGGCGGTGATCTCGACGGTGAAGGAAGAGCTGGGATCCTGGGGCGGCGGATCCGGCGGCTGCAGCACCGGCCCGCCGGTGGGGGGCATGTCCGGACCGATGGTGACGCCCCCCCACACCGCGCCGGAGGTGTAGGGAGTGCCGCCGTCGGAGTCGGCGAGATAGCCCACCAGCCAGCGCATCCCCACGTCCCGCACCCGCACGAAGGGGATGGGCGGTGCCCACACCCGATCCGACGCCAGGGTCACGGCGATGTGGGAGGCGGTGGGCGCAGGGCCGCCGAGGGAGGTCAGGGGCGGAATGGCGAATTCCACCTCCACCAGGTAGAAGTCATTGAAGACATCGAGGCCCGGCGGCGCCACCAGTCCGCTCACCGGCAGGCCCAGAATGGCCGCCACGGCGGCGATTTGATCTCCCACCCGGTACTCTCCCGGCTCCGCCTGCACCAGCAGCCTCCAGGTCTGGCTCGTCGCCAGCAGCGGTACCGACAGGGTCAGGGGCGAGGGTGAGGAGCCGAAATAGAGGCTGCCGATGAGATCCAAATACGACACCGCCGGCTGCGGGCTCTCCAGCTCGTCGAGATCGGTCTGCGTCCACAAGCGCAAACCCACCTGCTGCACCTGGGTGTCGCCGAACGCGATGGTGGCGGTGGCCGAGACGGCCCGCAGATCGAGCACCGGCGGGTCAGCGGTCGTGGCCCCCAGGACCACCGTGCCCGAAAGGTGGAGCGGCCAGGAGGGGAAGAGGGCCGCGTAGGCCGCCAGGGCCCCATCCGGCGACAGATCCCCGCTCAGCTGCAGCGGAGCATCGACCTCGGAGGTGCCGGAGAAGACCGGCTGGGCGAGGGGCAGACCGATGAGGAAGGAATCTACCCAAGTGACGGTCTGGGAGTCTTCGTCGTAGCTCTGGCACTGCGGCAAGGTGGGAAAGAAGGACGAGAAGGTCCAATCCGTCGGCTGCATCGCCAGCGCCAAGGCGAAGAAGTTGCTGCCGCCCGGCGCTGACCCGTCGAGGGTGCCGGTCACCGCCTGGGTGGTGGCGGCATCGGGGGCGCCGTAGCTCCCCTGCCCGGTGAGCCGCACCGAGTCTCCGGTGGGCTGGGAGAGCACGGCCTCGGTGAGCACGAAGCTGCCGCTGATGCCGAAGACGGTGAGGGTCGCCCCCAAGCCGTCGAGGGCCGGGTCGGCGCTGGCGGCCACCAGGTCGATCTGCTCTCCGCCCTCGCCGTCGGGCTGGAGGTAGCTGGCGAGGGCGTCGTAGATGGCTTCTACCGACACGGCGCGCTCCCTGTCGAGCACCGTTTGCTGAGCCGGAGACTGTCGGCACTTCGCCTCATGGCAGCACCTTCAATCCCGCCAGGGGCCCGCCACCGGGCTTTCTCCCGGCGACCTTCGGCCCGGCCACGGCCCCTCCGCCCCGCCGCCCTCGCCGGACACCCTCGGGCGAGCCCAGCGCCACCACTTGCCGGGGCCAGCGCCGCAGTCCTCCCGCGGGCCCTCCCGGTGCCTCGGTCCGTGTCCCCGTGCTGGCCCCCGTCGCCTCCGCCCGGCCCCGCTTCGCCCGCGCCTCGGTCAGCAGCTCCTGCTCCAAAGCGAGCAAAGAGGGCCGGTTGGTGATCTGACCGATGGTGGTGCTGTCACCCTCCGGCGACAGGTAGTACCAGGCCACCCCGAGGGGCGGATAGGGCGTCGCAGACGGGGTCTGGACTCCCTGCCCCGGGTTCGGAGGCAGCAACGCCGTGTAGTGGTTCGTCTTGTCCGGCACCATGTCCGGATCGAAATAGAGGTTGGTAAACAGGTCATTCGCCGTCTGCATCGTGTACCACCAGTTGGACGGTGGAAACGGCTTGGGGCCCGTGGCGCTCTGATAGGTGTAGCCGTCGTCGGTGTTGAAATAAGCGACGTAATAATGCCGGCCATTGGACAAGGTCGGGTCGGTGTAATCGCCGGATCTGATGAAGGGCCAGAAGAACTGCAACAGGAACGCGGAAGGGTGCTTGAACGTCCGCTTGCGCTCGGCGCTGGCGGTGATGGTTTGCGGCGCAATGTTGGCGGCGAAGGTCTCGACGTTGCGGACCGCGTCCGCGTCGTCTCGGCCGCCGCCGGAACCGGTAAAATTGAAGGTCGTGGTCTCGCTACCGTGATGGGGCATGGTGACCATCAATACCTGCGGTAGAAAAGTGCTCTTGATGGTCGGGGTGATGAACTTATTGCACGCCGCCAGAGTCACTCCGGTGGCATCGCCGGTAGCGATGTATTGAATCCCCCAGGACACCACTACCACCAGGGATTTCGTGTTGATGGCGAAGGAGTCGACGCTGGACGATTTCTTCGCGGCGGCCGCGGCGGAACGCGGAGCATTGCCTACCATCAAATACAGATCGACACCGTCGATGGTGCGGAAGGGCGCTGGGCTGCTCACACCGAAGCTGGACTTGTTGGTGGGAAACGTGCCGATGCCGTTGAGGGTGTACTTTGCCAGCTCGACCAGCACATTCTTACCGCTCTTCGAATACAGCTTGTAGTCCCCACCGTAGTAGCTGCGTTGTACCGTCAGAATCCTCTTGGTGGGGTTGATCGTGCCCGGGGGATCGAAGGCGGCAAGGACCCGCTCGAGCAGGTTGATGTGATCCGAATCGCTGTGGGAGAGGATCACGCAGTCGAGCTCGGGGTTGGTCATCCGGTCGAGCTGGGTGACGACAAAAGCCGCCGAAGGGCCTCCGGCTTCGTTCTTTTGTTTCTCGGAGCCGAGGTCGATGAGGAAGGTCTTGGTCGGTGCGGTGGTCGGTCCCGGAGTCTTGGTGCTGAACAGCTCGATGAAATTGCCCGTCCCCTGACCGACGTCGAGCACCGTGAAGCGGAGCGCCTTGGTGGCCATGATCACTCTCCTCCCGGTTGACTGGGGCCGCGGCTGGGGTCGGGATCGAAGTCGTGATTGGGCAGCCGCCGGCCGGAGCGTAGCCGGCGGTCGATGCGCACCTGCGCCGACGGCCGCTTCCGGGCCCGCGGCTGCGTCGGGGGGAGGCGCCGGCCCGAGCCCGCCACCAGCTCCCCCGCCGACGGATCTCCACCGCTCCCCACCTCCTCGTCCTGGGCATAGCAGGCGTACCAGCCGAGGCGCTCGGTGGAGCTTTGGTCCGGGTTGCCGAAGAGCAGCACGTCGGTGTTGCCCGGCGGAAAGCTCAGGCCGAGGATGCGCAGGGCGAATTGACGGAGCAACAAGAGATAGGCGACCTCATGGTTGGAGTCCTCGTAGGTCTCGAACTCGAAGCTGCGAAAGCCCAGGCTGAGGATGCCCTGGAGCGGCCAGTCGATGCCCAGGGACTTGGCGTTGGGCAATTCCAGGCCGACGTAGAGCGGCTGGGGCTGCTCCGGCGTGCCCGGCTTCCACGCCGTCAGCAGATTCACCGTCAGCCCGACGCTCCCCGCCAGCGCTCCCAGGGTGCCCAGATCGAGGGTGAAATTCAGGCCGTACCAAGGCGGCGTCATGGGCGTCTGTTCGAGGGGGACGGAGACCGAGGCGAAGCCAAGGTCTTCCGGGGAGCTGCCCTCCGGCGAGCTGCCTCCCTCCTCGCCCTGGGCCACCAGCCCCGAGAGGGTCAGGGGAAAGGCCGCCGCCAGCCCGTGGGGGCGTGGCGAGCTGTTGGCGAGATCGAAGCTCATCTGCCCCTCGGCCACCGTGAAGCTCTGCTCGTCGGGAGTGGCGAGATCGAATTGCATCGTCACCACCAGCCCCGCGAAGCGCAGATAGCCGTCCAGCGGCGGCTCCCCCTCCGCCGTCGCCGCCACGCCGTAGGTGAAGGGATCGAAGGGCTGGAATTGGAAGAAACGTAGATTCCCCTGCAGGGAGAAGTCGGTGAACAGCCGGCCTTCTACGGTCAGCGACCGGCGGGTGTTGAGCTGCACCCCCAGGACCTCGATGCTCTCCAGGGCGCTGTCCGGAGACCCGTAGAGATTGGAGCCGCTGAGCACGAAGCTGTAGGTGGCGATGCCCCCCACCCGCTGGTAGGAGCCGTCGAGGATCAGATTGTTGCCGTGCTCGGTTGGCTGCTTGGTCAGCTCGGCGCCGAAGAGCTGGTTGGTGAGCAGCTCCACCTGGCCGGCGAAACCGGTGAGATGGGCGTTGGCGAAGGTGGCGGTGAGCTCCTTGGTCTTGAAGGCGAAGGGCACCGTTAAATTGGTGTAGAGATCGACGTCGTCGACGTAAGAGATGAGCCCGAAGGCGGCGGTCTGACCGAGGGCGGGGGCGCCGCCCTCGACGCTGAAGGGGGTGAGGGAGAACCCCACGTGGTGGGCATAGAACTGCTCCGTATCGATGCCCGCCACCATGAATTGCAGATCGTCCGGCAGCTCGGAGATGGAGACCGGGGCGTTCAAGAAAAGCACGCCGTTCCACGCCGGCCGAGCCGCAATCTGGTCGTAGAACTGGCGCAGGGGCGTTCCCGGCTCCGCCGCCGCTGCCTGCTCGAGAACGCCCTGGAGCACCGCCTGGGTGGGCTCCAGCCCCGCCGTCCCCGTCTCCGCCGCTTCCGGCCAGCCCCAGCTGGCGGTATCCGCCGCCAGCTCCACCAGCGAGCGGTTGCAGAATTTGAAGATCATCAAGGTCGGGGTGAGGTCGTCGCTGCGCCAGGAGCGCGGCGAAAGTTGGAAGGTCCAACCTTCGAGATCCGCCTTCAGCAAGCCCCCCACCTCCTGACATTGAGGCAAGTAATCCCCCACCGTGGCGCTGATCGCGGCGTCGAAGGCCGCCTCCGTGTCGAAGACCGGATAGGGCGGATCGAGGCCCGCCAGGAGGGTGTTCAGATCTTCCACCACCGAGGTCGGCACTCCCAGGGCTTGGAGCACCGGCATCTCCGCCTCCGTCAACTGGTAGGCCACGGAGCTCGACCCCATGAAGGTCTCGACGTCGGAGACCACGAAGAAGAGCTGATTCGACTGCAGCGCCGCCTGCAGCGACGGTCCCACCTCCGTCAACTCCACCTGGGGATAGGCGGAGCCGGGCATATTGGCCAGGACCACTCCGGAAAGAGCCGTGTCGCCGGAGGCCACCTCCACCACCAGCCCGTTGGGGGTCACCGCCAGCCGGCTCGGGTCCACGTCTTCTTCGGCTCCCGCCGCCGGCAAGCCCAGGACGCTCCGGCGCACCGGCGCCAGCACCGACGCTTCGAGCCGCTGCGCCAGCGAGGCGGCGACATCCTGGAGGCCGGTGAACGCTCCCACCGGCAGCGTCGCCGGCACGTCGCCGCCACTCTGCCAGGCCGGAAGCACGGCAGCGGGCAGCTCCAGGTATTCGAGGAAGGAGCCACCGAGGGTGTCCCCGCCGTGGAAGAGCGGCGCCTGCCGCGGCTGCGCCAAATAGGTCAGCCCGCTGCCGCCGGCGCTGGCCGGCACCAAGGTCATCCAGGCGGTGGTGCCGAGGCCGCTGAGGG
It contains:
- a CDS encoding hemagglutinin protein, which translates into the protein MPDAPTFSQVAPRLYLASSTGDAGLSAYWAGYFASDDAGFGTTATWDQVWQDAGGVLLFLGADLSDAGTFADAFGALLPKLSPTGLLRVAWIPNPEDPSSLWQVQRLDAEATGSGGSIAWTVARQGLFLLGGYALRVTPGVALTQADPDSLGYGLAVPASAFLFAAPGGGFTASGSSAWIPMADTGVGCWQAQLPVAASLSPDGLAQLGVLLRYATPVPQDEVAPGLAQAVDGSVESLDMPILGQGDVALTLALRFDPLNPLVPDRSQLGFFGSGFPVPPALTSTLRTTLGYTTTLTPLDAAAPLGPGRLAFGRTPLATVGSGEPGFDYYLTPDGAYTLQAASGGGSDELMLGLSGLESAILPSGGSCIAFFAAGQPAFVPEIPEAGAPTVAEALSGLGTTAWMTLVPASAGGSGLTYLAQPRQAPLFHGGDTLGGSFLEYLELPAAVLPAWQSGGDVPATLPVGAFTGLQDVAASLAQRLEASVLAPVRRSVLGLPAAGAEEDVDPSRLAVTPNGLVVEVASGDTALSGVVLANMPGSAYPQVELTEVGPSLQAALQSNQLFFVVSDVETFMGSSSVAYQLTEAEMPVLQALGVPTSVVEDLNTLLAGLDPPYPVFDTEAAFDAAISATVGDYLPQCQEVGGLLKADLEGWTFQLSPRSWRSDDLTPTLMIFKFCNRSLVELAADTASWGWPEAAETGTAGLEPTQAVLQGVLEQAAAAEPGTPLRQFYDQIAARPAWNGVLFLNAPVSISELPDDLQFMVAGIDTEQFYAHHVGFSLTPFSVEGGAPALGQTAAFGLISYVDDVDLYTNLTVPFAFKTKELTATFANAHLTGFAGQVELLTNQLFGAELTKQPTEHGNNLILDGSYQRVGGIATYSFVLSGSNLYGSPDSALESIEVLGVQLNTRRSLTVEGRLFTDFSLQGNLRFFQFQPFDPFTYGVAATAEGEPPLDGYLRFAGLVVTMQFDLATPDEQSFTVAEGQMSFDLANSSPRPHGLAAAFPLTLSGLVAQGEEGGSSPEGSSPEDLGFASVSVPLEQTPMTPPWYGLNFTLDLGTLGALAGSVGLTVNLLTAWKPGTPEQPQPLYVGLELPNAKSLGIDWPLQGILSLGFRSFEFETYEDSNHEVAYLLLLRQFALRILGLSFPPGNTDVLLFGNPDQSSTERLGWYACYAQDEEVGSGGDPSAGELVAGSGRRLPPTQPRARKRPSAQVRIDRRLRSGRRLPNHDFDPDPSRGPSQPGGE